One region of Natronorubrum aibiense genomic DNA includes:
- a CDS encoding PRC-barrel domain-containing protein, with amino-acid sequence MENLLASDLQHKSVVGIDGSEVGVVHNVTMRVKSGTLENLVVDPHGRFSSQSAGFEMTDDDRLLIPISCIQDIRDHIIISE; translated from the coding sequence ATGGAGAATCTGCTCGCAAGCGATCTTCAACACAAATCCGTCGTCGGCATCGACGGCAGCGAGGTCGGGGTAGTACACAATGTCACGATGCGCGTCAAATCGGGTACACTTGAGAATCTCGTCGTTGACCCCCACGGGCGATTCTCGAGTCAGTCGGCGGGTTTCGAAATGACCGACGACGATCGACTCCTCATTCCCATCAGTTGCATCCAGGATATCAGAGACCACATCATTATCAGCGAATGA
- a CDS encoding ATP-binding protein: protein MDEFVNRISELERLQTLYKSDFAELAIVYGRRQIGKSELVRQSVRDRDDAVYYQAVQGTPTTQLARFVDTAEKTYPSIATVKEEWELLLKHLVEKDAIIIIDEFPYLIDSDESLPSIIQHLWDTGVGDSQATLVLTGSAIGMMHTYVLDGGAPLYGRVSQTPNGRIELTQLPFETLQEFVPTYDPEERVFTYGVFGGTPRYLKPIDPTATLGENITRLLCDPDGPLHTEPETVLQMELTEVDTYFSVLESIASGNRSRNEIAQGAGIESTNTSYYFDRLETLRIIEKHHPALSDPTRSKRTRYQIRDPVFRFYFRYLYGRSGQYELYGENAYEDLIEPELPDFVSPTFESLCHNALPDLYTEYRLTRMPTQWWYKGHEIDIVAPTDDGVLLVGEAKFTNSPLGYNVFTRLEDTVDTIDWRPETGTDPTYEYALFSRSGFKPSVKEAAENRDDLRLFTLSDVVNTLESDPDQNKR, encoded by the coding sequence ATGGATGAGTTCGTCAACCGGATATCGGAACTCGAGCGCCTGCAAACGCTCTACAAGAGTGATTTTGCCGAACTCGCGATCGTCTACGGTCGCCGGCAGATCGGAAAAAGTGAACTCGTCCGTCAGTCGGTCCGTGACAGAGATGATGCCGTATACTATCAGGCCGTCCAGGGGACGCCAACGACGCAGTTAGCACGCTTCGTCGACACTGCTGAAAAGACGTATCCAAGCATTGCAACCGTCAAAGAAGAGTGGGAACTACTTCTCAAACATCTCGTTGAGAAGGATGCGATCATCATAATCGACGAATTTCCGTATCTCATCGACTCAGATGAGAGCCTTCCCTCGATTATCCAACACCTGTGGGATACGGGTGTCGGCGATAGTCAGGCAACACTCGTTCTCACTGGCTCTGCGATCGGTATGATGCATACCTACGTTCTTGATGGCGGGGCACCGCTCTATGGCCGCGTCTCCCAGACGCCAAATGGCCGGATAGAACTCACACAACTGCCGTTTGAGACGCTCCAAGAGTTCGTCCCTACGTATGATCCCGAAGAGCGCGTCTTCACGTACGGTGTCTTTGGCGGAACGCCGCGATATCTCAAGCCAATCGATCCAACAGCAACGCTTGGCGAGAATATCACACGGCTGCTCTGTGACCCTGACGGACCACTCCACACCGAACCGGAAACCGTTCTGCAGATGGAACTCACCGAGGTAGATACATACTTCTCCGTGTTGGAATCGATTGCGAGCGGGAACCGGAGTCGAAACGAGATCGCGCAGGGGGCCGGAATCGAAAGTACGAACACGTCGTACTACTTCGATCGGCTCGAGACGCTCCGAATTATCGAGAAACATCATCCGGCGCTGTCTGACCCAACGCGAAGTAAACGAACCCGGTATCAGATCCGAGATCCCGTCTTTCGATTTTACTTTCGGTATCTATACGGCCGAAGCGGTCAGTACGAACTCTACGGTGAGAACGCGTACGAAGATCTCATCGAGCCAGAGTTACCCGATTTCGTAAGTCCAACATTCGAGTCACTCTGCCATAATGCCCTTCCGGACCTCTATACAGAGTACAGGCTCACACGGATGCCAACGCAGTGGTGGTACAAGGGTCATGAGATCGATATTGTGGCACCAACGGACGACGGGGTACTGCTCGTCGGTGAGGCCAAGTTTACGAACTCCCCACTCGGATACAACGTCTTCACCCGTCTCGAAGACACAGTAGATACCATCGATTGGAGACCCGAAACGGGTACCGATCCGACATACGAATACGCGTTATTCAGCCGGTCTGGGTTTAAGCCATCCGTCAAAGAAGCCGCCGAAAATCGCGATGATCTTCGACTCTTCACGCTTTCAGACGTCGTCAACACACTCGAATCAGATCCCGATCAGAATAAGCGATAA